In a genomic window of Rhododendron vialii isolate Sample 1 chromosome 12a, ASM3025357v1:
- the LOC131309771 gene encoding putative cytochrome c oxidase subunit 5b-like — MWRRLSKPLRTLTTTNLHRSAAAAAVSPPPPPPHLPIFTAVSRHFTADSSTAVSKKKVEDVMPIATGHEREELEAELLGRKILDIDYPDGPFGTKEAPAIVKSYYDKRIVGCPGGEGEDEHDVVWFWLEKGKQHECPVCLQYFELEVVGPGGPPDGHGDDEHH, encoded by the exons ATGTGGAGAAGACTCTCAAAGCCGCTTCGAACCCTCACCACAACCAATCTCCACcgctccgccgccgccgccgccgtctctcctcctcctccgccgcccCACCTCCCGATCTTCACCGCTGTATCTCGCCACTTCACTGCCGATTCCA GTACTGCTGTTTCGAAGAAGAAAGTGGAAGATGTAATGCCGATTGCTACCGGACACGAGCGCGAGGAGCTCGAAGCTGAGCTCCTG GGACGGAAAATTCTAGATATCGACTATCCGGATGGTCCTTTCGGTACAAAG GAAGCACCTGCAATCGTTAAGTCCTACTATGACAAAAGAATTGTTGGATGCCCTGGAGGTGAAGGGG AAGACGAGCATGATGTCGTTTGGTTCTGGCTAGAGAAAGGCAAGCAACATGAATGTCCAGTGTGCTTGCAGTACTTTGAG TTGGAAGTGGTTGGCCCAGGAGGACCTCCTGATGGACATGGTGATGATGAGCATCACTGA